In the Candidatus Deferrimicrobium sp. genome, TTCGCTGATGATCAGAATTTCCACTCTCCGGTTCTGGAACTGGCCTTGCTTCGTCTTGTTATCTGCGATGGGATTGGCCTTCCCTTTTCCCACCGCCGTGATCCGGTCGGCCTTCTCACCCTTGTCCACGAGGTACTTTTTCACCGCATGCGCTCTCCGTTCGGAAAGAGCCAGGTTGTATTTGTCGCCGCCCCGGCTGTCCGTGTAGCCTTCCACGGAGACCTTGGAATTCGGGTACTTCTTCACGAACGCGACCGCTTTCTCCAGCTCCGGGATATCCGCTTTCCGGATGTCGGACTTGGCCGTGTCGAAGTTGATGTGCAGGGTCAGGCGATCGATCACCCTGGGGGTCACGGTGACGGTCGCCGCCGCCGTCCTGGACCCGCCCGCCCCGGTCGAGGTGATCGTATACGGCGTGGTGACCTTGGGGCAGACCTGCCT is a window encoding:
- a CDS encoding OmpA family protein, coding for MEHYPQQPDWYYVHKELPAADRAVEAARAAGKDKACPAEFQAADKMRRDAWDIYKACRTREAIAKANEATAQANALCPRKAMPPPPPPVVVPPPPPAPAVSLSADPGSIVEGNCSTLTWSSSNATGATIDQGVGTVDPNGSRQVCPKVTTPYTITSTGAGGSRTAAATVTVTPRVIDRLTLHINFDTAKSDIRKADIPELEKAVAFVKKYPNSKVSVEGYTDSRGGDKYNLALSERRAHAVKKYLVDKGEKADRITAVGKGKANPIADNKTKQGQFQNRRVEILIISE